The following are encoded together in the Gadus chalcogrammus isolate NIFS_2021 chromosome 2, NIFS_Gcha_1.0, whole genome shotgun sequence genome:
- the eftud2 gene encoding 116 kDa U5 small nuclear ribonucleoprotein component yields the protein MEADLYDEFGNYIGPELDSDDDDDIEADDRDVDEPDDDEDEDEPADAEDDVPGMEVVLHEDKKYYPTAEEVYGPEVETIVQEEDTQPLTEPIIKPVKNKQFTLMEQELPQTVYDMEFLADLMDSPELIRNITLCGHLHHGKTCFVDCLIEQTHPEIRKRDDVDLRYTDILFTEQERGVGIKSTPVTMVLPDSRGKSYLFNIMDTPGHVNFSDEVTTGIRISDGIVLFIDAAEGVMLNTERLIKHAVQERLAITVCINKIDRLIVELKLPPTDAYYKLRHIVDEVNGLLSTYSTDENLVISPLLGNVCFASSQYSTCFTLGSFAKIYSDTYGDVNYNDFAKRLWGDIYFNPKTRKFTKKAPTSNSQRSFVEFVLEPLYKILSQVVGDVDTSLPRVLDELGIHLTKEELKLNIRPLLRLVCNRFFGEFTGLVDMCIQHIPSPQEGARAKIEHSYAGSLDSDLGEAMLECDPDGPLMCHTTKMYSTEDGVQFHAFGRVLSGTIQAGQPVKVLGENYTLEDEEDSQVCTLGRLWISVARYQIEVNRVPAGNWVLIEGCDQPIVKTATITEPRGNEEAQIFRPLKFNTASVIKIAVEPVNPSELPKMLDGLRKVNKSYPSLTTKVEESGEHVILGTGELYLDCVMHDLRKMYSEIDIKVADPVVTFCETVVETSSLKCFAETPNKKNKITMIAEPLEKGLAEDIENEVVQITWNRKKLGEFFQTKYDWDLLAARSIWAFGPDTTGPNILVDDTLPSEVDKALLGSVKDSIVQGFQWGTREGPLCDEPIRNVKFKILDAVIAQEPLHRGGGQVIPTARRVVYSAFLMATPRLMEPYYFVEVQAPADCVSAVYTVLARRRGHVTQDAPIPGSPLYTIKAFIPAIDSFGFETDLRTHTQGQAFALSVFHHWQIVPGDPLDKSIVIRPLEPQPAPHLAREFMIKTRRRKGLSEDVSISKFFDDPMLLELAKQDVVLNYPM from the exons ATGGAGGCGGATCTATACGACGAGTTTGGTAACTATATCGGTCCGGAGCTGGATtctgatgatgacgatgatattGAGGCAGACGACAGGGATGTGGATGAG CccgatgatgatgaagacgaaGATGAGCCGGCTGATGCTGAAGATGACGTTCCTGGGATGGAGGTGGTCCTGCACGAGGATAAAAAGTATTATCCTACAGCGGAAGAAGTCTATGGGCCAGAGGTGGAGACCATCGTCCAGGAGGAAGATACCCAACCTCTCACAG AGCCCATCATCAAACCTGTGAAGAATAAGCAGTTCACTCTGATGGAACAGGAGCTACCACAGACTGTTTATGACATGGA ATTTCTCGCTGACCTGATGGACAGTCCAGAGCTGATTCGTAATATCACCCTCTGCGGCCATCTGCACCATGGCAAG ACTTGTTTCGTTGACTGTCTGATCGAACAAACTCACCCAGAGATCAGGAAGAGGGACGACGTGGAT CTTCGATACACGGATATCCTGTTCACCGAACAAGAG AGGGGCGTTGGTATCAAAAGTACCCCTGTCACTATGGTGCTGCCGGACTCCAGAGGCAAATCCTACCTGTTCAACATCATGGACACGCCAG GTCATGTCAACTTCTCTGATGAGGTGACGACCGGAATCCGCATCTCGGACGGAATCGTCCTCTTCATCGATGCAGCCGAGGGA GTGATGCTGAACACAGAACGTCTGATCAAGCATGCCGTACAAGAGCGTCTGGCCATCACCGTCTGCATCAACAAGATCGACCGCCTCATTGTGGAACTCAAGCTGCCACCCACAGACGCCTATTACAAGCTGAGGCACATCGTGGACGAGGTCAACGGCCTGCTTAG CACATACTCTACGGATGAGAACCTGGTGATCTCTCCTCTCTTGGGGAATGTGTGTTTCGCCAGCTCCCAGTACTCTACCTGCTTCACCCTTGGCTCCTTCGCCAAGATCTACTCAGACACTTACG GTGACGTCAACTACAACGACTTTGCCAAGAGACTCTGGGGAGACATCTACTTCAACCCTAAGAC GCGGAAGTTTACCAAGAAGGCCCCAACCAGTAACTCCCAGCGTAGCTTTGTGGAGTTTGTTCTGGAGCCCCTCTACAAGATCCTTTCACAG GTGGTGGGAGACGTGGACACCTCCCTGCCCAGGGTGCTGGATGAGCTGGGCATCCACCTCACCAAGGAGGAGCTGAAGCTCAACATCAGACCCCTGCTGAGGCTGGTCTGCAACCGCTTCTTCGGCGAGTTCACGG gcttgGTGGACATGTGCATACAGCACATCCCGTCGCCACAGGAGGGCGCAAGAGCAAAGATAGAGCACAGCTACGCCGGTAGTCTGGACTCGGACCTGGGGGAGGCGATGTTGGAGTGTGACCCTGAC gGCCCTCTGATGTGCCACACCACCAAGATGTACAGCACGGAGGACGGCGTGCAGTTCCATGCCTTCGGCCGTGTGCTGAGCGGCACCATCCAGGCGGGCCAGCCGGTCAAGGTGCTGGGGGAGAACTACaccctggaggacgaggaggactcCCAGGTCTGCACCCTGGGGCGCCTCTGGATTTCTGTGGCCAG GTACCAGATAGAGGTGAACCGAGTGCCGGCTGGGAACTGGGTGCTCATCGAAGGCTGTGACCAGCCCATTGTCAAGACCGCCACCATCACGGAGCCCAGAGGCAACGAAGAG GCCCAGATCTTCAGGCCGCTGAAGTTCAACACTGCATCGGTGATCAAGATCGCCGTTGAGCCCGTCAACCCGTCGGAACTGCCCAAGATGCTGGACGGACTCAGGAAGGTCAACAAGAGCTACCCGTCTCTGACCACAAAG GTGGAAGAGTCTGGAGAACATGTCATTCTGGGGACAGGAGAGCTGTACCTGGACTGTGTAATGCACGACCTGCGCAAGATGTACTCGGAGATTGACATCAAG GTTGCTGACCCCGTTGTGACCTTCTGTGAAACGGTGGTGGAGACGTCTTCGCTGAAGTGTTTTGCTGAAACACCCAACAAGAA GAACAAGATAACGATGATCGCAGAGCCCCTGGAGAAGGGCCTGGCGGAGGACATAGAGAACGAAGTGGTGCAGATCACCTGGAACAG GAAGAAGCTTGGCGAGTTCTTCCAGACCAAGTACGACTGGGATCTGCTGGCCGCCAGGTCCATCTGGGCCTTCGGCCCCGACACCACTGGGCCCAACATCCTGGTGGACGACACCCTGCCGTCTGAG GTTGACAAGGCGTTGCTGGGCTCCGTCAAAGACAGCATCGTTCAGGGCTTCCAGTGGGGGACCAGGGAGGGCCCGCTGTGTGATGAGC CCATCAGGAACGTGAAGTTCAAAATCCTGGATGCCGTGATCGCCCAGGAGCCTCTGCACCGAGGTGGGGGTCAGGTCATCCCCACCGCCAGGAGGGTGGTGTACTCCGCCTTCCTCATG GCAACCCCCAGGTTGATGGAGCCCTACTACTTTGTGGAGGTGCAGGCTCCAGCCGACTGCGTCTCTGCTGTGTACACGGTGCTGGCCCGGAGAAG AGGACATGTGACCCAGGACGCCccgatccccggctccccccTCTACACCATCAAGGCCTTCATCCCGGCCATCGACTCGTTTGGCTTCGAGACGGACCTCCGCACGCATACACAGGGACAGGCCTTCGCCCTGTCGGTGTTCCATCACTGGCAG ATTGTGCCCGGTGACCCCCTGGACAAGAGCATTGTTATCAGGCCGCTGGAGCCCCAGCCCGCCCCTCATCTGGCCAGAGAGTTCATGATCAAGACGCGTAGGCGCAAG GGCCTGAGCGAGGATGTGAGCATCAGCAAGTTCTTCGACGATCCTATGTTGTTGGAGCTGGCCAAGCAGGACGTGGTGCTCAACTATCCAATGTGA
- the znf652 gene encoding zinc finger protein 652, with protein MTSCQSLKEELSVPTLGGMSQEEGRRAQVSQSYFHSPASDLDLTSKLYKREAGGKPYSVLVDNKMAPVKTSTGEQALGQLPVHHIASPLHHHLQQQQLYREGGEQQGAAGHSPEAGGGGTPEDSEEGEEGEEENGEAGSFKREQIIVEVNLNNQTLHVSKKDGSERGGSDEDEEEEEEEEEEEEEEEEEEEEEEEEEVEEEQSPSEEDYDDDNDGVEEELEIPTRGKRVRLGAGGLDASSQPRRKSLRTALTATGMTTRGRQKLLDSPKKKKKHRPGRSAHAGADSTSAVMVKGDGEEKEMLACEKCPRVFNTRWYLEKHMNVTHRRMQICDKCGKKFILESELALHQQTDCEKNIQCVSCNKSFKKLWSLHEHIKIVHGYAEKKFSCEICEKKFYTMAHVRKHMVAHTKDMPFTCETCGKSFKRSMSLKVHSLQHSGEKPFRCENCDERFQYKYQLRSHMSIHIGHKQFMCQWCGKDFNMKQYFDEHMKTHTGEKPFICEICGKSFTSRPNMKRHRRTHTGEKPYPCDVCGQRFRFSNMLKAHKEKCFRVTSPVVLQSGSQSLPLRIFSNPHPASGPNPGPLGPQPSTPAAANPSPSASMVSLSPSDGALAPRAPGSHTFSHLQLHVTPANHHPHQVAGHQQHPGTPQHTLPPPPPASVQQQHHQHHHHVAVPPASHLPPPPALFKSEPLNHCGLEDSGYLHHMPPPDKGPGAPHH; from the exons atgaccTCCTGCCAGAGTCTCAAGGAAGAGTTGTCTGTCCCCACCCTCGGAGGCATGTCCCAGGAGGAGGGGCGCAGGGCTCAGGTGTCCCAGTCCTACTTCCACTCCCCCGCCTCAGATCTGGACCTGACTAGCAAGCTGTACAAACGCGAGGCAGGCGGCAAGCCGTACTCCGTCCTCGTAGACAACAAGATGGCACCGGTGAAGACGAGCACCGGGGAACAAGCCCTCGGACAGCTGCCCGTCCACCACATCGCGTcccccctgcaccaccacctgcaacagcagcagctttaTAGAGAGGGAGGTGAGCAGCAGGGGGCAGCCGGCCACAGCCCTGAGGCTGGAGGTGGGGGCACGCCAGAGGActcggaggagggggaggagggcgaggaggagaacGGCGAGGCGGGGAGCTTCAAGCGTGAGCAGATCATCGTGGAGGTCAACCTGAACAATCAGACGCTGCACGTCTCCAAGAAGGACGGttcggagagaggagggagtgatgaagatgaggaggaagaggaggaggaagaagaagaggaggaggaggaggaggaggaggaagaagaagaggaggaggaggaggtagaagaAGAACAGAGTCCAAGTGAAgaggattatgatgatgataatgatggcGTAGAAGAAGAGCTGGAGATCCCAACGAGAGGGAAGAGGGTCCGATTAGGGGCCGGGGGCCTCGACGCCTCCAGCCAGCCCCGGAGGAAGAGCCTCCGCACTGCCTTGACAGCCACCGGCATGACGACCAGGGGGAGGCAGAAGCTGTTGGACTccccgaagaagaagaagaagcacagGCCGGGCCGCTCTGCCCACGCGGGCGCCGACTCGACCTCGGCTGTGATGGTGAAGGGGGACGGCGAGGAGAAAGAGATGCTGGCGTGCGAGAAGTGCCCCCGCGTGTTCAATACCCGCTGGTACCTGGAGAAGCATATGAACGTCACTCATAGGCGCATGCAGATCTGCGACAAGTGTGGCAAGAAGTTCATCCTGGAGAGTGAGCTGGCCTTGCACCAGCAGACGGACTGTGAGAAGAACATCCAG TGTGTATCCTGCAATAAGTCATTCAAGAAGCTGTGGTCTCTGCATGAGCACATCAAAATCGTGCACGGCTACGCAGAGAAAAAGTTCTCCTGTGAGATCTGCGAGAAGAAGTTCTACACCATGGCACATGTACGAAAGCACATGGTTG cACATACTAAGGACATGCCTTTCACATGTGAAACATGTGGGAAGTCGTTCAAGCGTAGCATGTCATTAAAGGTCCACTCCCTCCAGCACTCCGGAGAAAAGCCGTTTCGTTGTGAG AACTGTGACGAGCGGTTCCAGTACAAGTACCAGCTGCGGTCCCACATGAGCATCCACATCGGACACAAGCAGTTCATGTGCCAGTGGTGCGGCAAGGACTTCAACATGAAGCAGTACTTTGATGAGcacatgaagactcacacaG GAGAGAAGCCTTTCATCTGCGAGATCTGCGGCAAGAGCTTCACCAGCCGGCCCAACATGAAGCGCCACCGCCGCACCCACacgggcgagaagccctacCCCTGCGACGTGTGCGGCCAGCGCTTCCGCTTCTCCAACATGCTCAAGGCCCACAAGGAGAAGTGTTTCCGGGTCACCAGCCCCGTGGTCCTGCAGAGCGGCAGCCAGTCCCTTCCTCTCCGGATCTTCTCCAACCCCCACCCCGCCTCCGGCCCTAACCCGGGTCCCCTGGGGCCCCAGCCCTcgacccccgccgccgccaacCCCTCCCCCTCGGCCTCCATGGTCTCCCTGAGCCCCTCGGATGGAGCTCTggccccccgggcccccgggAGTCACACCTTTTCCCACCTGCAGCTCCACGTCACGCCCGCCAACCATCATCCGCACCAAGTCGCCGGCCATCAGCAGCACCCAGGCACGCCTCAGCACACACTGCCACCGCCCCCGCCTGCCTCtgtacagcagcagcaccaccagcaccaccaccatgtgGCGGTGCCCCCCGCCTCCCACCTCCCGCCTCCCCCAGCACTCTTTAAGAGTGAGCCCCTCAACCACTGTGGCCTGGAGGACAGCGGGTACCTACACCACATGCCCCCCCCAGACAAAGGCCCGGGTGCGCCCCACCACTGA
- the phospho1 gene encoding probable phosphatase phospho1 has translation MASSNLPQISSDKRFLIFFDFDETIVDETSDDMVVQAAPNQVLPDWLKDTYQPGHYNQYMQRVLAYLAEQGVTESQIRAVMEKLPATPGMLTLLQFLRTRPPQDFEVVLLSDANTFFVEAWLRRTGARPLFHRIFTNPANFNKDGRLVMRPFHSHDCQRCPENMCKQAVLREYVTRRAKERGRPYERVFYVGDGANDFCPATVLGPRDVAFPRRDFPMHRLITEMHEAMPGEFRAVTVPWAGAEEVVQRLRKIMAE, from the coding sequence ATGGCTTCCTCCAACCTGCCCCAGATCTCCTCCGATAAGCGCTTCCTAATCTTCTTTGACTTCGACGAGACCATCGTGGACGAGACCAGCGATGACATGGTGGTGCAGGCAGCGCCCAATCAGGTGCTCCCTGACTGGCTGAAGGACACCTATCAGCCGGGCCACTACAACCAGTACATGCAGCGCGTGCTGGCCTACCTGGCAGAGCAGGGCGTGACGGAGAGCCAGATCCGGGCAGTGATGGAGAAGCTTCCCGCCACACCGGGCATGCTCACCCTGCTCCAGTTCCTGCGCACGCGCCCCCCGCAGGACTTTgaggtggtgctgctgtccGACGCCAACACCTTTTTCGTGGAGGCGTGGCTCCGGCGCACGGGGGCCCGGCCACTCTTCCACCGGATCTTCACCAACCCGGCGAACTTCAACAAGGACGGCCGGCTGGTCATGCGGCCCTTCCACTCCCACGACTGCCAGCGCTGCCCCGAGAACATGTGCAAGCAGGCCGTGCTCCGGGAGTACGTGACCCGCCGGGCCAAGGAGCGCGGGCGTCCCTACGAGAGAGTGTTCTACGTGGGGGACGGCGCCAACGACTTCTGCCCGGCGACGGTCCTCGGGCCCAGGGACGTGGCGTTCCCACGGCGGGATTTCCCCATGCACCGGTTGATCACGGAGATGCACGAGGCCATGCCCGGGGAGTTCAGGGCAGTCACGGTGCCCTGGGCcggggcggaggaggtggtgcagcgGCTGAGGAAGATCATGGCGGaatag